The following coding sequences lie in one Negativicoccus succinicivorans genomic window:
- the efp gene encoding elongation factor P, which translates to MISSNDFRPGVTIEIDNQVWQVVDFQHVKPGKGAAFVRAKIKNLQTGAVIERTFNAGEKLPKAQVDRRPMQYLYADGDSFHFMDTETYDQVMLTKDQLTEALNFLKENMEITVLFFNGTIIGVELPNSVDLTVVETDPGIRGDTATGGTKPAKLETGYVVKVPMFINEGDVLRIDTRSGAYIERA; encoded by the coding sequence ATGATTTCTAGTAACGATTTTCGCCCAGGTGTAACGATTGAAATTGACAATCAAGTATGGCAGGTAGTGGATTTCCAGCACGTTAAACCAGGTAAGGGGGCCGCTTTCGTACGTGCCAAAATCAAAAACTTGCAAACCGGTGCGGTCATAGAACGCACCTTTAACGCGGGGGAAAAATTACCGAAAGCGCAAGTGGATCGCCGCCCGATGCAATATCTTTATGCAGACGGTGACAGCTTCCATTTCATGGATACAGAAACCTATGATCAGGTTATGCTGACGAAAGATCAGTTAACGGAAGCCCTGAATTTCTTGAAAGAAAATATGGAAATCACGGTGCTTTTCTTTAACGGCACAATTATCGGTGTTGAGCTGCCCAACTCTGTAGATTTGACGGTAGTTGAAACAGACCCGGGAATTCGTGGAGATACGGCTACAGGCGGTACGAAACCGGCGAAATTGGAAACAGGATACGTTGTAAAGGTGCCGATGTTTATTAATGAGGGCGACGTTTTGCGAATTGATACCCGTTCAGGCGCCTACATCGAGCGTGCATAA
- a CDS encoding M24 family metallopeptidase — MVGQTHLPKPQEHSAIWVHKDENVRFLSRFTGDSTELLITPRRCLLITDSRYTEQAMVEAEGWEVINHQGQLYATISKILQEENISLLSVEASSLSVMAYWKLQEQCPELVINNIDLDPLRQVKKDTELYYLKRAAQIAANALHDILPQIAAQRTENEVRIALEQAMLAHGSEHTAFATIVASGKRSALPHGTATDKRIEIGDFVTIDFGAVYRGYHSDMTRTFVIGSASDRQRQLYDAVAHVQRESVKKVRSGVAVHTIDAFARQEFGKAGLNQYFIHSLGHGVGLEIHELPTLSPKCETVLEPNMVVTVEPGIYISGYGGIRIEDTVVVKEGEPEIITLFPHELMEL; from the coding sequence ATGGTAGGACAAACCCACCTTCCCAAACCGCAAGAACACTCTGCCATTTGGGTGCATAAAGATGAAAATGTCAGGTTTTTGAGCCGCTTTACCGGTGATAGTACAGAGCTTTTAATTACACCGCGAAGGTGTCTTTTAATCACCGATTCTAGGTACACGGAACAGGCGATGGTAGAGGCTGAAGGTTGGGAGGTTATCAATCATCAAGGACAATTATATGCCACCATCAGTAAAATCTTACAAGAGGAAAATATATCCTTATTATCGGTAGAAGCAAGTTCATTATCGGTAATGGCATATTGGAAGTTGCAAGAACAGTGCCCTGAACTAGTCATAAATAACATCGATTTAGATCCATTGCGTCAAGTCAAAAAAGATACGGAGCTTTACTATTTAAAAAGAGCCGCACAAATAGCGGCGAACGCGTTACATGATATTTTACCGCAGATTGCAGCACAACGCACCGAAAATGAAGTACGTATTGCTTTGGAACAGGCCATGCTTGCGCATGGTTCGGAACATACCGCGTTTGCTACGATTGTTGCTTCGGGTAAACGTTCCGCATTGCCGCATGGTACGGCAACCGACAAGCGCATTGAGATCGGTGACTTCGTGACGATCGATTTTGGCGCAGTGTATCGCGGCTATCATTCCGATATGACACGCACCTTTGTGATCGGTTCAGCGAGCGATCGACAGAGACAATTATATGACGCGGTCGCACACGTACAAAGAGAAAGTGTAAAAAAAGTTCGAAGCGGTGTAGCGGTCCACACTATCGATGCATTTGCGCGACAGGAATTCGGGAAGGCAGGGCTGAATCAATATTTCATTCATTCGCTTGGCCATGGGGTAGGGTTGGAAATACATGAGTTACCTACACTATCACCGAAATGTGAAACCGTATTGGAACCTAATATGGTAGTTACCGTAGAGCCAGGGATATATATATCCGGATATGGCGGTATACGGATTGAAGATACAGTAGTGGTAAAAGAGGGAGAACCTGAGATAATCACGCTTTTTCCCCATGAATTAATGGAGCTTTAA
- a CDS encoding glycoprotease: protein MHALGIDTSCYTTSVAIVNEKFEVVTQARRLLKVKAGKRGLSQSEMLYQHVRNLPELIMQLRQEYAGRIDVIGVSAVPRRREDSYMPAFLAGLGTAHSLASVLRVPLHRFSHQENHVFAAIRDYPELWQEPLYMLHLSGGTTDWLEVKWQTEGLAIAELATSDDISAGQLIDRIGVMLGLPFPAGPSLERLAQQGKLSYRLSLPRRLDSLSFAGAETQLRKVYEKGDLSKQDLAVSVFDYICRILARTAKRLNFEQGRPFIAVGGVFANMYLRNEFSEILRNLHLQPFLAAPEYSSDNATGNAFAAMRYQLCAFKQ from the coding sequence ATGCATGCACTCGGCATTGATACCAGTTGTTACACTACATCCGTAGCTATTGTCAATGAAAAATTCGAAGTCGTGACACAAGCACGACGCCTTTTGAAGGTTAAGGCGGGAAAACGCGGTCTTTCTCAATCCGAAATGCTTTACCAACATGTTCGTAATTTGCCGGAGTTGATCATGCAATTGCGGCAAGAATACGCCGGAAGGATAGATGTGATTGGCGTGTCCGCTGTTCCGCGTCGTCGGGAAGATTCCTATATGCCGGCTTTTTTGGCCGGATTAGGAACAGCGCATTCGCTGGCAAGTGTCTTACGTGTTCCTTTGCACCGCTTCAGTCATCAGGAAAATCACGTTTTTGCAGCCATTCGCGACTACCCGGAACTTTGGCAGGAGCCACTTTATATGCTGCATCTGAGCGGCGGCACTACCGATTGGTTGGAAGTGAAATGGCAAACGGAGGGACTTGCCATTGCCGAGCTGGCTACGAGCGACGATATTTCCGCCGGACAGTTGATCGACCGCATTGGCGTCATGTTGGGCTTGCCTTTTCCTGCCGGACCTTCTTTGGAAAGGTTGGCGCAACAAGGGAAACTTTCGTATCGCTTGTCGCTACCGCGAAGACTGGATTCACTCAGTTTTGCCGGTGCGGAAACGCAATTGCGCAAAGTATATGAGAAGGGGGATCTCTCAAAGCAGGATTTAGCGGTCTCCGTATTCGATTACATTTGTCGTATTTTAGCCCGTACTGCGAAGCGTTTAAATTTTGAACAAGGACGTCCCTTTATTGCGGTCGGCGGTGTATTTGCAAACATGTATTTGCGCAATGAGTTTTCGGAGATTTTAAGAAATCTTCATTTGCAACCATTTCTTGCAGCACCGGAATACAGCAGCGACAATGCCACCGGCAATGCGTTCGCCGCGATGAGATATCAATTATGCGCATTCAAACAGTAG
- the xseA gene encoding exodeoxyribonuclease VII large subunit has protein sequence MRIQTVAEVTSYLEKKINTDYLLQSLWIEGVVAETGRSARGHLFFSLEDPATSSRISCVLWASKARLFEKMIQVGAMVVVSGKLNYQSAYQSLRLVADRVNIKGKSAQTLAREKMVEDLRARGFFVWERKRKLPTHPSRIGIVTSPEGAVLHDLKRMIGQRNPLVKVTVFPTRVQGAEAAQEIADAIISANAEKELCDILIIARGGGSQAELAPYDNETVLTAAFQSRIPTISAIGHENDHPLLDLVTDVRAATPTHAAQLAVPALTEIAVAFQHTLQRLLTAWQYYDKQRTYQWHQLVRKFAQTGVTQSHLVSAQNWQRHKWRLFLAAQSLYEKEKSRQQEQTRKLMQLSPEEMFRNGYFWLEQNQHRLTALTECHLGEELTIIGEKVSIVAEVKEILKR, from the coding sequence ATGCGCATTCAAACAGTAGCGGAAGTAACATCCTATCTCGAGAAAAAAATAAATACGGATTATCTCCTGCAATCATTATGGATTGAAGGCGTAGTAGCGGAAACAGGACGTTCGGCGCGAGGGCATCTTTTTTTCTCATTGGAAGACCCTGCAACATCATCTCGTATCAGTTGTGTTCTTTGGGCAAGTAAAGCGCGTTTATTTGAAAAGATGATCCAGGTCGGCGCAATGGTAGTTGTTTCAGGTAAGCTGAACTATCAGTCAGCATACCAAAGCTTGCGGTTGGTTGCCGATCGTGTAAATATTAAAGGTAAATCCGCACAAACATTGGCACGAGAAAAAATGGTGGAAGACTTACGTGCTCGAGGCTTTTTCGTATGGGAACGCAAGCGAAAATTACCGACTCATCCTTCGCGGATCGGTATTGTGACTTCTCCGGAAGGTGCGGTTTTGCATGATTTGAAACGTATGATCGGCCAGCGTAACCCACTCGTGAAGGTTACCGTGTTTCCAACACGTGTACAAGGCGCCGAGGCGGCGCAGGAAATTGCGGATGCCATTATATCTGCTAATGCAGAAAAGGAACTTTGCGATATATTAATTATTGCTCGCGGAGGAGGTTCACAGGCAGAACTTGCACCGTATGACAATGAAACGGTTTTGACCGCAGCGTTCCAGTCGCGTATTCCGACGATTTCAGCAATCGGTCATGAAAACGACCACCCGTTGCTTGATTTGGTCACTGACGTTCGTGCCGCGACGCCGACACATGCCGCGCAACTTGCCGTTCCTGCATTGACGGAGATCGCCGTTGCCTTTCAGCATACTCTGCAACGCTTGTTGACTGCTTGGCAATATTATGATAAACAGCGTACCTACCAATGGCATCAACTCGTTCGGAAGTTTGCTCAAACCGGAGTGACACAAAGCCATTTAGTATCAGCTCAAAATTGGCAACGACACAAATGGCGTTTGTTTTTAGCAGCGCAATCATTATATGAAAAAGAAAAGAGCCGTCAACAGGAGCAAACGCGGAAACTGATGCAGTTGTCTCCTGAAGAAATGTTTCGTAACGGTTACTTTTGGTTGGAGCAAAACCAACATCGCCTTACCGCGCTTACCGAATGTCACCTTGGCGAAGAACTTACGATTATTGGTGAAAAAGTGAGCATCGTAGCGGAAGTGAAGGAGATTTTAAAGCGATGA
- a CDS encoding TlyA family RNA methyltransferase gives MKFKERLDLLLVNKGFFTSREKARRYIMTGDVLVDDVPIDKPGTKVNLTAAIRLRKPTLRYVGRGGLKLEKGLEVFSLLLDGKIMLDIGASTGGFTDCALQHGAAKVYAVDVGYGQLSWSLRNSPQVVNLERTNMRDVTADLIPEPLDFIGCDVSFISVTKILPPAYPLLKDSGDAVILIKPQFEAGPEKVGKGGVIKSSAVHREVLINVLSAIEQLGFFIWGLTDSPIHGADGNREFLTWLRKEVPPSNFFNWQQTIIQLTQ, from the coding sequence ATGAAATTCAAGGAACGATTAGATCTCTTGCTGGTCAATAAAGGTTTCTTTACAAGTCGTGAAAAGGCACGACGTTATATTATGACGGGAGATGTCCTGGTGGACGATGTACCGATTGATAAGCCGGGGACGAAAGTCAATTTGACCGCAGCCATTCGTCTGCGCAAGCCGACGCTTCGCTATGTCGGTCGTGGCGGGCTCAAACTGGAAAAAGGGTTAGAAGTATTTTCATTACTGTTGGATGGTAAAATTATGCTTGATATCGGGGCCTCTACCGGGGGATTTACCGATTGCGCTCTCCAACATGGGGCGGCGAAAGTGTATGCAGTCGATGTGGGGTATGGGCAGTTGTCATGGTCCTTGCGTAATTCTCCTCAAGTCGTCAATCTGGAGCGCACTAATATGCGTGACGTTACCGCTGACCTGATTCCGGAGCCGCTCGATTTCATTGGTTGCGATGTTTCATTTATTTCTGTCACAAAAATATTGCCGCCTGCATATCCATTATTGAAAGATAGCGGTGATGCTGTGATTTTAATTAAGCCGCAGTTTGAAGCCGGACCGGAAAAAGTAGGTAAGGGCGGTGTCATTAAATCATCTGCCGTTCATCGCGAAGTGCTGATTAACGTTTTATCGGCCATTGAACAGTTGGGATTTTTCATTTGGGGCTTAACAGATTCGCCGATTCACGGAGCAGACGGTAATCGAGAATTTTTAACATGGCTGCGTAAGGAAGTACCGCCATCGAACTTTTTTAATTGGCAACAGACGATCATACAGCTGACGCAGTAA
- the nusB gene encoding transcription antitermination factor NusB has product MTRRQARIQALQLLYSREINPDAEESVLPDQESSGHDEYAQKIITAVDQNRTAIDVLINRYSKNWNTAQMNKVDLVLLRMAIAESKYIEDEELTPAIIINEALDLTRQYSTDEAVRFVNGVLDAAMKDS; this is encoded by the coding sequence ATGACCAGAAGACAAGCCAGAATTCAGGCTTTGCAATTGCTCTACAGTCGTGAAATCAATCCCGATGCGGAAGAGTCTGTATTGCCGGATCAGGAGAGTAGCGGTCATGATGAATATGCGCAAAAAATAATCACTGCTGTTGATCAAAATCGAACGGCGATTGATGTTCTTATCAATCGATACAGTAAAAACTGGAACACTGCACAAATGAATAAAGTGGATCTGGTGCTACTGCGGATGGCGATTGCGGAAAGCAAATATATTGAGGACGAGGAGCTGACACCAGCTATTATCATCAATGAAGCGTTAGATTTAACACGCCAATATTCTACCGATGAAGCCGTACGATTTGTTAACGGCGTATTGGATGCTGCCATGAAAGATTCCTGA
- the xseB gene encoding exodeoxyribonuclease VII small subunit: MNSESKDFEKIMQRLTEITSTLESGELTLEQALALFKEGTELARVGDSLLTEYGELAESYRSELTALQSVQDGVGNDSI, from the coding sequence ATGAATTCTGAATCTAAGGATTTTGAAAAAATCATGCAACGACTGACGGAAATCACTTCGACATTGGAAAGCGGTGAGCTCACATTGGAACAGGCGCTTGCCTTATTTAAAGAGGGTACGGAACTTGCTCGTGTCGGAGACAGCCTGTTGACGGAATACGGTGAACTTGCGGAAAGCTACCGCAGCGAACTCACTGCTTTACAAAGTGTACAGGACGGAGTCGGCAATGATTCCATTTGA
- a CDS encoding Asp23/Gls24 family envelope stress response protein: MAPNNKATDVNMQLAYSLMATKIRDRIMAEPGVAAITEHMMDEFMTSLPMSRRKLIHGIVLSKHKDGWYIAVSLILYYGYEIIPLCRKLQSEIIQKWKEEEGITIKEVQIYIETVVNEEPI; the protein is encoded by the coding sequence ATGGCGCCAAATAACAAAGCTACCGACGTAAATATGCAGTTGGCATACAGCCTGATGGCCACGAAGATTCGTGATAGGATCATGGCCGAGCCGGGTGTTGCCGCCATTACAGAACATATGATGGATGAATTCATGACATCGCTACCGATGAGTCGCCGTAAGCTGATTCACGGCATTGTTTTAAGCAAACACAAGGATGGTTGGTATATTGCCGTTTCCTTGATTTTGTATTACGGTTATGAAATCATTCCTCTATGCCGTAAGCTGCAGTCAGAAATCATTCAAAAGTGGAAAGAAGAAGAGGGCATTACCATCAAAGAAGTGCAGATTTATATTGAAACCGTTGTGAATGAGGAACCAATATGA
- a CDS encoding divergent PAP2 family protein gives MELYIRDIASNVVFLSAFSAWLIAQIIKVILFLVKHHRFDVERLVGSGGMPSSHSALVVALCCSIGIQEGISSNIFALAFFFATIVMYDAAGVRRAAGKQAKFLNELIHEFMAGHPFNDVKFKELLGHTPLEVFAGALLGVAVAYSYYLWY, from the coding sequence TTGGAATTATACATTCGTGACATTGCAAGCAATGTCGTATTTCTCTCTGCCTTTAGCGCATGGCTTATTGCGCAAATCATAAAAGTCATCTTATTTTTAGTAAAGCACCATCGTTTTGATGTTGAACGCTTAGTTGGGTCCGGCGGTATGCCGAGCTCACACAGCGCTTTGGTAGTAGCTCTTTGTTGTTCGATCGGAATTCAGGAAGGAATCAGTTCCAACATCTTCGCGCTGGCATTCTTTTTTGCCACTATTGTTATGTACGACGCCGCCGGTGTGCGTCGGGCGGCCGGCAAACAGGCCAAGTTTTTAAACGAGTTGATTCATGAGTTTATGGCAGGTCATCCGTTTAATGATGTGAAATTTAAGGAATTGCTTGGACACACACCTTTGGAAGTTTTTGCCGGCGCATTGTTGGGAGTTGCGGTAGCATATTCTTACTACCTGTGGTATTGA
- a CDS encoding pyridoxal phosphate-dependent aminotransferase has product MSIDLDALYASFQHGGNIYALPPSVREQVEDFSANINPLGLSPEGVEALQDWPTLALHYPEPNNSTLRKAVARFYQYDEAGVVLGNGATELLFTVFRYWRPATVWIPVPTFSEYSRAAIAVGAEIRQIAWEDLPNSLTQMNKGDVLCICSPNNPTGVYTDVSQLKQWLQAARTRGARVLVDESFIDFNPNLDTARSLLGKCDDFVVLHSLTKFWGIPGLRAGVMFAAPQLAETVYADLDIWNVNALTASYLKAAFNDIEYFQNTQRFVYEEKERVYENYVALSEFFVYPPTANFILLNLQGKITAAELTERLLAKGLMIRNCDNYHGLDAYHVRIAIRQAAANDRLFTAISKEVSRSR; this is encoded by the coding sequence TTGTCCATAGATCTTGATGCACTTTATGCTTCGTTTCAACATGGCGGCAATATTTATGCCTTGCCGCCATCTGTACGGGAGCAAGTAGAAGACTTCAGTGCCAATATCAATCCGTTAGGCCTTTCGCCGGAAGGCGTGGAGGCGTTACAGGATTGGCCGACCTTGGCTTTGCATTATCCGGAACCGAATAATAGCACGTTACGAAAAGCAGTGGCTCGATTTTACCAATACGATGAGGCTGGAGTTGTGCTTGGCAACGGGGCTACAGAGCTTTTATTTACTGTCTTCAGGTATTGGCGACCGGCTACCGTCTGGATCCCTGTGCCGACATTTAGTGAATATTCACGGGCGGCCATTGCGGTCGGAGCGGAAATACGCCAAATTGCTTGGGAAGATCTTCCGAACAGCTTGACGCAGATGAACAAGGGGGATGTCCTTTGCATTTGTTCGCCTAACAATCCGACCGGCGTGTATACCGATGTAAGCCAACTAAAGCAGTGGTTGCAAGCAGCACGTACGCGTGGCGCCCGTGTTTTAGTAGACGAGTCATTTATTGATTTTAATCCTAATTTGGATACGGCCAGAAGTCTTCTCGGTAAATGCGATGACTTTGTAGTATTGCATTCATTGACAAAATTTTGGGGTATTCCCGGTTTGCGCGCCGGCGTCATGTTTGCTGCGCCTCAATTGGCGGAAACGGTGTATGCCGATCTCGACATTTGGAATGTCAATGCGCTGACCGCATCCTATTTAAAAGCGGCTTTTAATGATATAGAATATTTTCAAAATACGCAACGATTTGTCTATGAGGAAAAAGAACGCGTATATGAAAACTATGTAGCGCTTTCGGAATTTTTTGTATATCCGCCCACGGCTAATTTTATTCTGCTGAACTTACAAGGGAAAATCACTGCCGCTGAACTTACTGAACGCTTATTGGCGAAGGGGTTAATGATTCGCAATTGTGATAATTACCACGGCCTTGATGCGTACCATGTGCGGATTGCTATTCGCCAAGCGGCCGCCAATGACAGGTTGTTTACGGCGATTTCTAAGGAGGTATCGCGATCCAGGTGA
- a CDS encoding Asp23/Gls24 family envelope stress response protein, producing MSLAAEHTEWGDIQISDQALAAIVGIATREFSDIVGMESTLIHDISSMFGKDPNTLGVSIDSNENEVKVDLYLRVRYGLRIPDLTLRLQEAVRSTLEKYTGVTILAINVYVQSIAFEPIESVSDDGAK from the coding sequence ATGTCACTTGCAGCAGAACATACCGAGTGGGGGGATATTCAAATATCCGATCAGGCTCTCGCAGCTATTGTGGGAATAGCTACCAGAGAATTTTCGGATATTGTTGGCATGGAGTCCACATTAATCCATGACATCAGCTCCATGTTCGGAAAGGATCCGAATACACTGGGAGTATCGATTGATTCCAATGAAAACGAAGTAAAAGTGGACCTTTACCTTCGTGTGAGGTATGGTTTGCGAATCCCTGACCTTACTTTGCGATTGCAGGAGGCGGTACGCAGCACTTTGGAAAAGTATACAGGGGTTACCATACTGGCCATCAATGTATATGTGCAAAGCATTGCTTTTGAACCGATAGAAAGCGTGTCAGACGATGGCGCCAAATAA
- a CDS encoding polyprenyl synthetase family protein, producing the protein MIPFEHYLETQKEAVETALYTLLKPQDDAYKVLFEAMNYSLLGGGKRVRPILFLSTLEAFDVPLDPYLNIAAAIECVHTYSLIHDDLPCMDDDDYRRGRLTNHKKFTPAIATLAGDGLLTAAFEIIAKSENIFPTIRLQLVQILAEAAGPDGMVGGQIIDMQAEGHDQTISQLRFMDELKTGRLITAPLLMAGVIAEMDAEKQAKLIVLGRHLGLLFQIVDDILDKIGDEEKLGKRVGQDEKQSKSTYVQMLGLKGAQEGAQLEAQKAVEIVNELNLQNTYLAKFPDYLLRRMM; encoded by the coding sequence ATGATTCCATTTGAACATTATTTAGAGACACAAAAAGAGGCTGTTGAAACTGCTCTTTACACACTTTTGAAGCCGCAAGATGATGCCTATAAAGTGTTGTTTGAAGCAATGAACTACAGCCTCTTGGGGGGCGGTAAACGCGTTCGCCCCATTCTCTTCCTCAGCACACTGGAAGCATTTGATGTTCCCTTGGATCCGTATTTAAATATCGCTGCAGCCATTGAATGTGTGCATACCTATTCATTGATTCACGATGATTTACCATGTATGGATGATGACGATTATCGTCGCGGCAGGCTGACCAATCACAAAAAATTTACGCCTGCGATTGCGACGCTGGCAGGGGACGGACTGTTAACCGCAGCCTTTGAAATTATAGCCAAGTCCGAAAATATTTTTCCCACTATTCGTTTACAATTAGTGCAAATTTTGGCAGAGGCAGCCGGTCCCGATGGGATGGTAGGCGGACAAATTATTGATATGCAAGCGGAAGGGCATGACCAAACCATTTCGCAACTGCGATTTATGGATGAACTTAAAACCGGACGTCTCATCACTGCTCCATTGTTAATGGCCGGTGTTATTGCTGAAATGGATGCAGAAAAACAAGCTAAGCTTATTGTATTAGGTCGTCATCTCGGCTTACTGTTTCAAATTGTCGATGACATTTTAGATAAAATCGGCGACGAAGAGAAACTCGGCAAACGTGTCGGTCAGGACGAAAAGCAGTCGAAGTCTACGTATGTACAGATGCTTGGCCTGAAGGGAGCGCAGGAAGGGGCACAATTAGAAGCGCAAAAAGCGGTTGAAATTGTGAACGAATTGAATTTGCAAAATACTTATTTGGCGAAGTTCCCTGACTATTTATTACGAAGAATGATGTAA
- a CDS encoding GHMP family kinase ATP-binding protein: MEFVVKSPGACGELIQGQIDGQNFLVTCPIERYSIATAWPKTIAHTHELPYKAQQAVTLTKEYLKIVQDIDVVLYSELKDGKGMASSSADISAVCLAVALAAERHLSMQELARLALSIEPSDATFYPGIVQFDHLQGRFLRPLGHFPEAYICIFDQGGVIDTVEFNAREDLINKRAIKEKEIQKALTLLIEGLRKGDMIKIGTAATMSAYANQEILPRPYLADLHAWGKELGSNGVIVAHSGTVCGLLLTDLKKLEDIRSGLAVEFGNTLTFLDCVKVYNGGIHFVHRS; the protein is encoded by the coding sequence ATGGAATTTGTTGTAAAATCTCCGGGAGCATGCGGTGAATTAATTCAGGGGCAAATTGACGGACAAAACTTTTTAGTTACTTGTCCTATTGAACGATACTCCATCGCAACAGCTTGGCCCAAAACAATTGCCCATACTCATGAGCTTCCGTATAAAGCGCAACAAGCTGTAACGTTGACTAAAGAGTACTTAAAGATTGTGCAGGATATTGATGTGGTACTGTACTCTGAACTGAAGGATGGTAAGGGGATGGCCTCCAGTTCGGCAGATATTAGTGCGGTTTGTTTAGCGGTTGCCTTAGCCGCCGAGCGGCATTTGTCGATGCAGGAGCTGGCGCGTTTAGCACTGTCAATTGAACCCAGCGATGCCACATTTTATCCGGGCATTGTTCAATTTGACCATTTGCAAGGGCGTTTTTTACGGCCGCTCGGTCATTTTCCGGAAGCTTATATTTGTATTTTTGATCAAGGTGGAGTGATTGACACCGTGGAGTTTAACGCCCGGGAAGACTTGATCAATAAGCGTGCTATTAAGGAAAAAGAAATACAAAAAGCCCTTACCCTATTGATAGAAGGTTTACGTAAGGGTGATATGATAAAAATTGGAACAGCTGCTACGATGAGCGCCTATGCCAATCAGGAAATATTGCCGCGTCCGTATCTAGCGGATTTGCATGCATGGGGAAAAGAGTTGGGATCTAATGGTGTTATTGTTGCGCACAGTGGCACCGTTTGCGGGTTGCTGTTGACAGATCTTAAAAAGCTGGAAGATATTCGTAGTGGCCTGGCGGTTGAGTTTGGCAATACACTGACATTTTTAGACTGCGTAAAAGTTTATAATGGAGGCATACATTTTGTCCATAGATCTTGA
- the cobC gene encoding alpha-ribazole phosphatase encodes MITLYLIRHGETVWNFSGQYQGVTDVALSDLGRRQAQCLVDYFADLPLDAVYASDLERAVETAQPLADAKGLIVELRSGLREINFGDWEGLTYEQINSRWPGSIEHMYANASSVRISNGESFGDLQQRAARTIEEITRAHPDEAVAIVCHGGTIRCILCTLLGLDLDLAWNFRQANANVTMIEYYGDRNLLALLNDTHHLKKL; translated from the coding sequence GTGATTACACTTTATTTGATTCGTCACGGTGAAACCGTTTGGAATTTTTCCGGTCAGTATCAGGGCGTGACTGATGTCGCGCTGAGCGATTTAGGGCGTCGGCAGGCACAATGTCTGGTGGATTATTTTGCTGATTTACCTTTAGATGCCGTTTATGCGAGTGATTTGGAACGAGCAGTGGAAACGGCACAACCCTTGGCCGACGCCAAAGGTCTTATTGTTGAATTGCGTTCCGGATTAAGAGAAATCAATTTCGGTGATTGGGAAGGTCTTACTTACGAGCAGATTAATTCCAGGTGGCCGGGAAGTATTGAGCATATGTATGCCAATGCATCAAGCGTGCGTATCTCCAACGGCGAGTCTTTTGGTGATCTTCAACAGCGCGCCGCAAGAACGATCGAAGAGATCACTCGCGCTCATCCGGATGAGGCGGTAGCTATTGTATGCCACGGTGGCACCATTCGCTGTATTTTATGCACTTTACTGGGATTGGATCTGGATCTTGCATGGAATTTTCGGCAGGCAAATGCCAATGTCACCATGATCGAATATTATGGTGATCGAAACTTGTTGGCACTTTTAAATGATACGCATCATTTAAAGAAATTGTAA